Proteins encoded in a region of the Brachyhypopomus gauderio isolate BG-103 unplaced genomic scaffold, BGAUD_0.2 sc74, whole genome shotgun sequence genome:
- the rab7b gene encoding ras-related protein Rab-7b: protein MTSRKKVLLKVIILGDSGVGKTSLMNQYVNNKFSNQYKATIGADFLTKEVMVDDRLVTMQIWDTAGQERFQSLGVAFYRGADCCVLVYDVTAPNTFKTLDSWRDEFLIQASPRDPENFPFVVLGNKIDLENRQVTTKRAQAWCQSKNNIPYFETSAKEAINVDQAFQTIARNALKQESEGEPYDFPDQIKLRDDRPTSSSEGCSC from the exons ATGACCTCCCGCAAGAAGGTGCTGCTGAAGGTGATCATACTGGGAGACTCCGG GGTGGGGAAGACTTCTCTAATGAACCAGTATGTTAACAATAAGTTCAGCAACCAGTATAAGGCCACGATTGGTGCAGACTTCCTGACCAAGGAGGTTATGGTGGATGACAGGCTTGTTACTATGCAG ATTTGGGATACAGCCGGACAGGAGCGTTTCCAGTCTCTGGGCGTGGCGTTCTATAGAGGGGCCGACTGCTGCGTACTGGTGTACGACGTCACGGCCCCCAACACGTTCAAGACTCTGGACAGCTGGAGGGATGAGTTCCTGATCCAGGCCAGCCCTCGTGACCCTGAAAACTTTCCCTTTGTGGTACTCGGAAACAAGATCGACTTGGAGAACAGACAG GTCACAACGAAACGAGCCCAGGCGTGGTGTCAGAGCAAGAACAACATCCCTTATTTTGAGACCAGTGCCAAAGAAGCCATCAATGTGGACCAGGCTTTCCAGACAATTGCTAGAAATGCACTCAAACAG GAGTCTGAGGGGGAGCCCTACGATTTTCCTGACCAGATCAAGCTAAGGGACGACAGACCCACCTCCTCCAGTGAAGGCTGCAGCTgctaa
- the ubl4a gene encoding ubiquitin-like protein 4A, with amino-acid sequence MILTVKPLQGKECNVQVTENEKVSTVKELVFERLNIPPDQQRLLYKGKALADEYRLSDYSIGPEAKLNLVVRPAGERGGASGAEGGGGSEVWRLLSGVLAKHFSPADAAKVQEQIVKDYERSLRQLSLDDIERLAIRLLHPETEGMDTSYMD; translated from the exons ATGATCCTCACCGTGAAGCCGCTTCAGGGGAAAGAATGTAACGTACAG GTTACCGAGAACGAGAAGGTGTCGACGGTGAAGGAACTGGTGTTCGAGCGCCTGAACATCCCGCCGGACCAGCAGCGGCTGCTGTACAAAGGGAAAGCCCTGGCAG ACGAGTACAGGTTGAGTGACTACTCCATCGGCCCCGAGGCCAAGCTCAACCTGGTGGTGCGGCCCGCGGGGGAGCGCGGCGGCGCCTCGGGCGCGGAGGGCGGCGGGGGCAGCGAGGTGTGGCGGCTGCTGTCCGGTGTCCTGGCCAAACACTTCAGTCCTGCAGATGCTGCCAAAGTTCAGGAGCAGATAGTGAAG GATTATGAGCGCTCTCTTAGACAGCTCAGTCTAGACGACATCGAACGGCTGGCTATACGTCTGTTGCACCCCGAGACTGAGGGAATGGATACCTCGTACATGGACTAG